A region of Fimbriimonadaceae bacterium DNA encodes the following proteins:
- the patA gene encoding Putrescine aminotransferase: MQISGDALHQRVVRQYAEFVNPYLARLMSFAGFGVEVRAEGCHIWDHEGRQYLDFLGGYGVFSLGHRHPKVVEAVKRQMDQMPLSGKTFFCAAAGELAERLADISPGDLRFTFFSNSGTEAVEAALKFAKGATGRPHIVSTEGGYHGKTIGALSVTGREKYRKKFEPLMPGARFVPYGDTAAMELAIDDSVAAVIIETIQGEGGIHIAPSGYLAAIRRRCDAVGALMIVDEVQTGIGRTGLWFGCDHDGIRPDILTMAKALGGGIMPIGATMGTPAVWDAIFSENPLLHTSTFGGNPLACTAGIITLQVIEDEGLVERSRILGERLLAGLEGVKQRHPDLVSGVRGKGLITGIEFTMDDVGELVIAQMVKRGVVAAYTLNNRRVIRLEPALIVTEAMIDQAVDVVTEAVAETGDLIAALL; encoded by the coding sequence ATGCAGATTTCCGGGGACGCCCTCCACCAGAGGGTCGTCCGGCAATATGCCGAATTCGTCAATCCCTACCTCGCCAGGCTGATGAGCTTTGCCGGATTCGGCGTCGAAGTCCGCGCCGAAGGCTGCCACATTTGGGATCACGAGGGCCGCCAATACCTGGACTTCCTCGGCGGCTACGGCGTGTTCAGCCTCGGCCACCGGCATCCAAAAGTTGTCGAAGCGGTCAAGCGGCAAATGGACCAAATGCCATTAAGTGGAAAGACCTTCTTCTGTGCAGCAGCCGGGGAACTGGCCGAACGACTAGCGGACATCTCGCCTGGAGACCTGCGCTTCACGTTCTTTAGCAATTCGGGCACCGAAGCAGTTGAAGCGGCATTGAAGTTCGCCAAGGGCGCCACCGGTCGACCCCATATCGTCAGCACCGAGGGCGGCTACCACGGAAAGACAATCGGGGCGCTTTCGGTAACGGGGCGGGAAAAGTATCGAAAGAAGTTCGAACCCCTCATGCCGGGCGCGCGGTTCGTACCCTACGGTGACACGGCGGCCATGGAACTGGCGATCGACGATTCCGTGGCAGCCGTCATAATCGAGACCATCCAGGGCGAAGGTGGAATCCACATTGCTCCAAGCGGCTACTTGGCGGCAATCCGGAGGCGTTGCGACGCCGTTGGGGCGCTGATGATCGTCGACGAGGTGCAGACCGGAATCGGTCGTACGGGCTTGTGGTTTGGATGCGACCACGACGGCATCCGTCCCGATATCCTCACCATGGCCAAAGCGCTTGGAGGAGGCATCATGCCGATCGGCGCCACGATGGGAACGCCAGCCGTCTGGGACGCGATCTTCAGCGAGAACCCCCTCCTCCACACCAGCACCTTTGGTGGAAATCCGCTCGCCTGCACGGCAGGAATAATCACCCTCCAGGTGATCGAAGACGAGGGTCTCGTCGAACGGTCCCGTATCCTCGGCGAGCGGCTTCTAGCCGGTCTCGAGGGAGTTAAACAGCGCCACCCCGATCTGGTGAGCGGTGTGCGCGGCAAGGGTCTTATCACGGGAATCGAATTCACGATGGACGACGTCGGCGAGTTGGTTATTGCACAGATGGTGAAGCGGGGCGTCGTTGCCGCCTACACCTTGAATAATCGGCGGGTGATTCGGCTCGAACCGGCGCTGATCGTGACCGAAGCGATGATCGACCAAGCGGTGGATGTGGTCACCGAAGCGGTCGCGGAAACGGGTGACCTTATCGCCGCCCTGCTCTAG
- the trpB gene encoding Tryptophan synthase beta chain, which yields MRGRFGEYGGRYVPETLIPALDELSAEFDKAWGEPHFRAQLDGLLQNYVGRPTPLSSLPRLSEKTGYQIAAKREDLCHTGSHKINNALGQALLAVRMGKRRIIAETGAGQHGVATATVCAMMGLDCVVYMGEEDCARQQLNVFRMKLLGAEVRPVSSGTKTLKDALNEALRDWVTNVRDTHYIIGSVAGPHPYPFMVREFHSVIGRECRRQAVELWGQLPDAGLACVGGGSNAIGFFHGFLADEVRLFGVEAGGHGVESGNHAAPLTAGSPGVLHGAYSYLMQDEHGQVMPTHSVSAGLDYPGVGPEHSFLRDAGRVGYLAATDEEALVAFRLLAETEGLIPAFESAHAFAPLLREGFLPAGSRVVVNLSGRGDKDMEMAAKMLKL from the coding sequence ATGCGTGGCCGCTTCGGCGAATATGGGGGTCGCTATGTGCCTGAAACCCTCATACCCGCGCTAGACGAACTCAGCGCGGAGTTTGACAAGGCTTGGGGCGAACCGCATTTTCGAGCGCAGCTTGATGGCTTGCTCCAGAACTATGTGGGTCGGCCAACCCCGCTGTCCAGCCTTCCGCGACTATCTGAAAAGACCGGATACCAAATTGCAGCGAAGCGCGAAGACCTGTGCCACACCGGCTCCCATAAGATCAACAACGCGCTTGGACAGGCCCTGCTCGCGGTACGCATGGGGAAGCGTCGGATCATCGCCGAAACCGGCGCCGGACAACACGGGGTTGCGACCGCCACCGTGTGCGCCATGATGGGACTTGACTGCGTTGTCTACATGGGCGAGGAGGATTGTGCCCGACAGCAGTTGAACGTGTTTCGGATGAAGCTTCTCGGCGCCGAGGTCCGGCCGGTCTCGAGCGGTACGAAGACGTTGAAGGATGCCCTTAATGAAGCGCTTCGGGACTGGGTTACGAACGTTCGGGATACGCACTATATCATCGGATCAGTCGCCGGGCCCCACCCATATCCGTTTATGGTCCGTGAATTCCACTCCGTTATCGGGCGTGAATGCCGTCGCCAGGCGGTGGAGCTTTGGGGCCAGCTTCCAGACGCAGGATTAGCGTGCGTCGGCGGCGGTTCGAACGCGATCGGTTTTTTCCATGGCTTTCTCGCGGACGAGGTGCGGCTTTTTGGCGTGGAAGCAGGGGGACATGGGGTCGAGAGCGGCAACCACGCCGCGCCGCTAACCGCGGGATCGCCCGGGGTTCTCCATGGTGCTTATAGCTACTTGATGCAGGATGAGCATGGGCAAGTTATGCCGACCCATTCGGTTTCGGCGGGCCTGGACTATCCCGGTGTGGGGCCTGAACATAGCTTCTTGCGAGACGCCGGCAGGGTCGGGTACCTGGCTGCAACCGATGAAGAGGCTTTGGTCGCCTTCCGCTTGCTAGCCGAGACCGAGGGCCTGATTCCAGCATTCGAGTCCGCCCACGCGTTTGCCCCCTTGCTCAGGGAAGGCTTTCTCCCCGCCGGTTCCCGGGTTGTCGTAAACCTCAGCGGCCGTGGCGACAAGGACATGGAGATGGCGGCGAAAATGCTGAAGCTTTAA